A genomic region of Bombus pyrosoma isolate SC7728 linkage group LG6, ASM1482585v1, whole genome shotgun sequence contains the following coding sequences:
- the LOC122568645 gene encoding transaldolase has protein sequence MSEPQSKKVKMTNSLTQLKEITTIVADTGDFQAMEHFKPIDATTNPSLILAAANQKKYAHLIDKAVQYGKKSGSSLTEQVEAALDITCVLFGKEILNIIPGRVSTEVDARLSFNKEASIEKAKRLIALYEELGVNKNRVLIKLASTWEGIQAAKELEEKYGIHCNLTLLFSFAQAVACAEAGVTLISPFVGRILDWYVENTDKKLYEPKEDPGVISVTKIFNYYKKFGYKTVVMGASFRNIGEIKELAGCDFLTISPKLLEELEKNYEPIRRVLTVDAAKKSDHKKTSLNEAEFRWLLNEDQMATDKLSEGIRKFTVDVRKLEKLLHAKIQS, from the exons ATGAGTGAGCCTCAATCGAAGAAAGTCAAGATGACGAACTCATTGACACAACTAAAAGAAATCACAACCATTGTCGCCGATACCGGTGACTTTCAAg cTATGGAGCACTTTAAGCCAATAGATGCAACTACAAATCCTTCTTTGATCCTTGCTGCAGCTAATCAAAAAAAATATGCTCACTTAATAGATAAAGCTGTACAATATGGAAAAAAGTCTGGATC TTCTTTGACAGAACAAGTTGAAGCAGCTTTAGACATTACATGTGTTCTTTTTGGCAAAgaaatcttaaatattatacctgGTAGAGTTTCCACAGAGGTAGATGCTAGGTTGTCTTTTAACAAAGAAGCTAGCATTGAGAAAGCCAAACGGTTAATTGCTTTATATGAAGAACTTggtgtaaataaaaatcgtgTGTTAATTAAGCTTGCTTCTACATGGGAAGGTATTCAAGCAGCAAA AGAACTGGAAGAGAAATATGGAATCCATTGTAATTTAAcgcttctattttcttttgctCAAGCAGTTGCATGTGCAGAAGCAGGTGTAACTCTCATATCACCTTTTGTTGGTAGAATTTTAGATTG GTACGTGGAAAAtacagataaaaaattatatgaacCTAAAGAAGATCCAGGTGTAATATCTgtaactaaaatttttaactacTATAAAAAGTTTGGATATAAAACAGTTGTCATGGGTGCCTCATTTAGGAACATTg GTGAGATAAAAGAATTAGCTGGTTGCGATTTTCTAACTATAAGTCCCAAGCTATTAGAAGAATTGGAAAAGAACTATGAACCAATTCGCAGAGTACTTACAGTAGATGCAGCAAAGAAATCTGATCATAAAAAGACCAGTTTGAATGAAGCTGAATTTAGGTGGCTTCTTAATGAAGATCAAATGGCAACAGATAAATTAAGCGAAGGTATTCGAAAATTCACAGTCGATGTTCGCAAATTGGAGAAGCTATTGCATGCAAAGATACAATCTTAA
- the LOC122568646 gene encoding zinc finger protein 330 homolog: MPKKKTGQRRKAEKQKLRQKEIRTAKDQLDLAKFPCNAVMECDKCSKKQKSRAFCYFCQSVQRLPMCAHCGKIKCMLKTGDCVVRHPGVFNTGLGMVGAICDHCEAWVCHGRRCLTTHACICPLIDAICQECERGVWDHGGRIFRCSFCNCFLCEDDQFEHQASCQVLEAESFKCQSCNRLGQYSCLRCKTCYCEDHIRRKGFKYEKNKPIPCPKCGFETSQTKDLSMSTRTHKFGRQGGTYESDDEGNQSQDYIPENHTSYREDEDEDDDNDEDVDDDDDNDDDDDDDDDDDDDGDDEGEREREHELISENQENCNNKLHQSINKNV; this comes from the exons atgcCGAAGAAAAAGACAGGACAAAGACGGAAAgctgaaaaacaaaaattaaggCAGAAAGAAATTAGAACCGCTAAAGATCAATTAGATTTAGCTAAATTTCCATGCAATGCAGTAATg gaaTGTGACAAATGTagcaagaaacaaaaaagtaGAGCCTTCTGTTATTTCTGTCAAAGTGTACAACGATTACCAATGTGTGCTCATTGTGGAAAAATAAAGTGTATGTTAAAAACAGGAGATTGTGTTGTTCGTCATCCTGGTGTGTTTAATACTGGATTGGGTATGGTA GGAGCCATATGCGATCATTGTGAAGCATGGGTTTGTCATGGAAGACGTTGCCTTACAACTCATGCATGTATATGTCCATTGATAGATGCAATTTGTCAAGAATGTGAAAGAGGTGTATGGGATCATGGTGGTCGAATATTCCGATGTTCATTTTGTAATTGCTTTCTTTGTGAAGATGATCAATTTGAACATCAAGCATCCTGTCAGGTTTTGGAGGCAGAAAGTTTCAAGt gTCAATCATGCAATCGATTAGGACAATACTCTTGCTTAAGATGTAAAACATGTTATTGCGAGGACCATATTAGAAGAAAAGGGTTTAAGTATGAAAAGAACAAACCTATACCTTGCCCCAAATGTGGTTTCGAAACATCTCAAACAAAAGATCTTAGTATGTCAa CAAGAACTCATAAATTTGGTAGACAAGGTGGAACATACGAATCTGATGATGAAG GAAATCAATCACAAGACTATATTCCTGAAAATCATACATCTTATCGggaagatgaagatgaagatgatgataatgatgaGGATgtcgatgatgatgatgataatgatgatgatgatgatgatgacgatgacgatgatgatgatggtgatgatgaaggagaaagagagcggGAACATGAGCTAATAAgtgaaaatcaagaaaattgcaataataaattgcatcaaagtattaataaaaatgtttag
- the LOC122568648 gene encoding signal peptidase complex subunit 3 — translation MHTVFTRGNAIVAYTLTVSACLTFCCFLSTVFIDYRANATLNTVKVVVKNVADYSASREKNDLGYLTFDLQTDLTPLFNWNVKQLFLYLTAEYQTENNGFNQVVLWDKIVLRGDNAVLDFKNMNTKYYFWDDGNGLRGNKNVTLTLSWNIIPNAGLLPSVNAFGSHTFAFPSEYTSLRV, via the exons atgcatACCGTTTTTACGCGCGGTAATGCTATTGTGGCATATACTTTGACTGTTTCGGCGTGTCTAACATTTTGTTGTTTTCTCTCTACTGTATTTATTGATTACAGAGCAAATGCAACTTTAAATACTGTAAAAGTAGTTGT GAAAAATGTAGCAGACTACAGTGCttcaagagaaaaaaatgactTGGGATACTTAACATTTGATTTACAAACTG atCTGACTCCATTATTTAATTGGaatgttaaacaattatttttatatctcacAGCAGAGTatcaaacagaaaataatgGTTTTAATCAg GTAGTGTTATGGGATAAAATAGTACTGCGCGGGGATAATGCAGTActtgattttaaaaatatgaatacaaaatattacttcTGGGATGATGGTAATGGTTTAAg GGGAAATAAGAATGTAACATTGACATTATCATGGAATATTATTCCAAATGCGGGACTTTTGCCAAGTGTTAATGCCTTTGGCTCTCATACTTTTGCATTTCCATCTGAATATACCTCATTGCGTGTGTAA
- the LOC122568643 gene encoding dual specificity protein kinase splA-like isoform X2, whose translation MGCVNSRTDINDLHPNVFQVMNVDDLGNLITPGRLEVTETDIILYQRGKQPIKWPLRCLRRYGHDAEIFSFESGRRCSTGPGIYAFKCRRAAHLFNLVQTNIQVCNNSGDDTISRELPVASHSGPTVTRVTIPVEPNYLDLILNRTNNHVGPRFAHNQQNGVGRLDSVGSSTGLMSSQGNISSPTSPPVLPPLPPPPPPPPPPPPPPPPFPQPHPSSLYVNEEVLSSLSLEMEHNNNKSLRSVIQRSRTVSNSISDNGSASLELTSIYKSSEVTSQIKSPLSVATYMNVDINTDIGPLSPSHSISEAMQFKEDKNENSESGHAYINISPGQEYAEFLSAKSRPSPLLSIQSDVEETTRHCYANLEPSEIENLRKRFSGVSAPEKSPLPPSTPPGGSDGPPNSATSPPESPNKIQKGYTTIDFNKTAALSHSVNPNLVNDNEGSRKTRHNSTISDLAASGRRSSSISE comes from the exons atgggTTGTGTCAATAGTCGAACAGATATTAATGATTTACATCCAAATGTTTTTCAAGTGATGAATGTAGATGATTTaggtaatttaattacaccTGGACGTTTAGAAGTTACAGAAACTGATATAATACTTTACCAACGTGGTAAACAACCTATTAAATGGCCATTACGATGTTTAAGGCGATATGGCCATGATGCAGAAATTTTTAGCTTTGAATCAGGAAGGAGGTGCTCTACAGGACCAGGCATTTATGCTTTTAAATGTCGTAGAGCTGcacatttatttaatcttgTGCAAACAAATATTCAG gtTTGTAATAATAGTGGAGATGATACAATATCCAGAGAACTTCCAGTTGCTTCTCATTCTGGTCCTACAGTAACAAGAGTGACAATACCAGTTGAGCCTAACTATTTGGATCTCATATTAAATAGAACTAATAATCATGTGGGTCCTAGATTTGCACATAATCAACAAAACGGAGTTGGAAGATTAGATAGTGTGGGAAGTAGCACTGGTCTTATGTCATCCCAAGGAAACATAAGTTCTCCTACATCACCTCCTGTGTTACCACCgctaccaccaccaccaccaccaccaccacctccaccaccaccaccaccaccatttCCTCAACCTCATCCGTCCTCACTTTATGTGAATGAAGAAGTATTGTCTTCTCTATCATTAGAAATGGAACATAATAACAACAAAAGCCTTAGAAGCGTAATACAGAG ATCTCGTACAGTCAGTAATTCTATATCTGATAATGGTTCAGCATCATTAGAACTGACATCTATATACAAAAGTTCAGAAGTCACTTCTCAAATTAAATCACCACTCTCAGTAGCAACTTATATGAATGTAGACATTAATACTGATATTGGTCCACTTTCTCCAAGTCATAGTATTTCTGAAGCAATGCAGtttaaagaagataaaaatgaaaacagtGAATCTGGACATGCCTACATAAATATAAGTCCTGGTCAAGAATATGCAGAATTTCTTAGTGCCAAATCACGACCATCGCCATTGTTGTCTATTCAATCTGATGTAGAAGAAACAACAAGACATTGCTATGCTAATTTAGAACcaagtgaaattgaaaatttaagaaaaagattttctgGAGTATCTGCTCCAGAGAAATCACCTCTGCCTCCATCAACACCACCAGGTGGTTCAG ATGGTCCTCCAAATTCTGCCACATCTCCTCCAGAATCTCCAAATAAGATACAAAAAGGGTATACTAcaatagattttaataaaacagcTGCTCTTTCTCATTCAGTCAACCCAAATCTTGTGAATGATAATGAAGGTTCAAGGAAAACACGTCACAATTCTACAATTAGTGATTTAGCAGCCTCTGGTAGACGTAGTTCATCTATAagtgaataa
- the LOC122568643 gene encoding tripartite motif-containing protein 66-like isoform X1 — MGCVNSRTDINDLHPNVFQVMNVDDLGNLITPGRLEVTETDIILYQRGKQPIKWPLRCLRRYGHDAEIFSFESGRRCSTGPGIYAFKCRRAAHLFNLVQTNIQVCNNSGDDTISRELPVASHSGPTVTRVTIPVEPNYLDLILNRTNNHVGPRFAHNQQNGVGRLDSVGSSTGLMSSQGNISSPTSPPVLPPLPPPPPPPPPPPPPPPPFPQPHPSSLYVNEEVLSSLSLEMEHNNNKSLRSVIQRSRTVSNSISDNGSASLELTSIYKSSEVTSQIKSPLSVATYMNVDINTDIGPLSPSHSISEAMQFKEDKNENSESGHAYINISPGQEYAEFLSAKSRPSPLLSIQSDVEETTRHCYANLEPSEIENLRKRFSGVSAPEKSPLPPSTPPGGSGKEVNYAVLDLDTKDVPMNSPLDGPPNSATSPPESPNKIQKGYTTIDFNKTAALSHSVNPNLVNDNEGSRKTRHNSTISDLAASGRRSSSISE; from the exons atgggTTGTGTCAATAGTCGAACAGATATTAATGATTTACATCCAAATGTTTTTCAAGTGATGAATGTAGATGATTTaggtaatttaattacaccTGGACGTTTAGAAGTTACAGAAACTGATATAATACTTTACCAACGTGGTAAACAACCTATTAAATGGCCATTACGATGTTTAAGGCGATATGGCCATGATGCAGAAATTTTTAGCTTTGAATCAGGAAGGAGGTGCTCTACAGGACCAGGCATTTATGCTTTTAAATGTCGTAGAGCTGcacatttatttaatcttgTGCAAACAAATATTCAG gtTTGTAATAATAGTGGAGATGATACAATATCCAGAGAACTTCCAGTTGCTTCTCATTCTGGTCCTACAGTAACAAGAGTGACAATACCAGTTGAGCCTAACTATTTGGATCTCATATTAAATAGAACTAATAATCATGTGGGTCCTAGATTTGCACATAATCAACAAAACGGAGTTGGAAGATTAGATAGTGTGGGAAGTAGCACTGGTCTTATGTCATCCCAAGGAAACATAAGTTCTCCTACATCACCTCCTGTGTTACCACCgctaccaccaccaccaccaccaccaccacctccaccaccaccaccaccaccatttCCTCAACCTCATCCGTCCTCACTTTATGTGAATGAAGAAGTATTGTCTTCTCTATCATTAGAAATGGAACATAATAACAACAAAAGCCTTAGAAGCGTAATACAGAG ATCTCGTACAGTCAGTAATTCTATATCTGATAATGGTTCAGCATCATTAGAACTGACATCTATATACAAAAGTTCAGAAGTCACTTCTCAAATTAAATCACCACTCTCAGTAGCAACTTATATGAATGTAGACATTAATACTGATATTGGTCCACTTTCTCCAAGTCATAGTATTTCTGAAGCAATGCAGtttaaagaagataaaaatgaaaacagtGAATCTGGACATGCCTACATAAATATAAGTCCTGGTCAAGAATATGCAGAATTTCTTAGTGCCAAATCACGACCATCGCCATTGTTGTCTATTCAATCTGATGTAGAAGAAACAACAAGACATTGCTATGCTAATTTAGAACcaagtgaaattgaaaatttaagaaaaagattttctgGAGTATCTGCTCCAGAGAAATCACCTCTGCCTCCATCAACACCACCAGGTGGTTCAGGTAAAGAAGTAAATTATGCTGTATTAGATCTGGATACAAAGGATGTACCAATGAATTCACCATTAGATGGTCCTCCAAATTCTGCCACATCTCCTCCAGAATCTCCAAATAAGATACAAAAAGGGTATACTAcaatagattttaataaaacagcTGCTCTTTCTCATTCAGTCAACCCAAATCTTGTGAATGATAATGAAGGTTCAAGGAAAACACGTCACAATTCTACAATTAGTGATTTAGCAGCCTCTGGTAGACGTAGTTCATCTATAagtgaataa
- the LOC122568055 gene encoding ankyrin-1-like, whose protein sequence is MTAAYTNELISQEQNIEKKTGTVVSKVVHNKKEQATREESTEFDSAMMKHATSGQEQEKILVNQEKLALSTSELLEQKVKDTVECKNIEDAEFPEKNENTSISNEDNENAKNIDEIRNEVLKDCESSVLPDSNSLVSMKVDAFFTECDSQDATSETRGTDFSSEDNFKLEELQNSIDNITMETSDFSNNYEISNGSLEDVVHQKDVEEIYDPESELNFHEAVRAGDAKCVAALLASDSVQNLDEPDWNVSGDPPLLVAATNHCFPILSLLLANGCDPAVRSPRGETALHRVILNGGPGNVLQFVGELLKYGCPSGVKEAGGGLTALHILTRQLAHAQGSKNLHHNFEAALETLDLLARAGPVNAKDHQGRSALHILASSTIFDNNHRTEIESLIETLLAAGADPSLKNDRGETPLHECLECGALNTAFLLISHTPTGIMSRYGETPLHIASRKNYADMVAKLLEHGEDPSIQDAGGNTPLHLASARGFHQTVSLLVTSPLAQLEKLNVEGLTALQVAAESGFVNAVRLLLKAGADPSQTVNYCTTIFHRHPDISILIDHELSRRRQLAA, encoded by the exons ATGACTGCTGCTTATACAAACGAACTCATATCACAGGAACAGAACATAGAGAAGAAGACAGGCACAGTAGTCAGTAAAGTAGTGCACAACAAGAAAGAACAAGCAACGCGCGAGGAAAGCACCGAATTTGATTCTGCAATGATGAAGCATGCAACAAGTGGTCAGGAACAAGAAAAAATCCTTGTTAATCAAGAAAAACTGGCGCTTTCTACGTCAGAATTGCTCGAACAGAAAGTTAAAGATACCgtagaatgtaaaaatatcgaagatgcTGAATTTccagagaaaaatgaaaatacttcAATTAGCAAtgaagataatgaaaatgcaaaaaatattgatgaaaTTAGAAACGAAGTGTTAAAAGACTGTGAATCAAGTGTATTACCAGATTCAAATTCGCTCGTATCAATGAAAGTTGATGCGTTTTTTACTGAGTGTGATTCTCAAGATGCAACGTCGGAAACACGTGGAACCGATTTTTCTTCTGAGGATAATTTTAAGTTAGAAGAACTGCAGAATTCTATCGATAATATTACTATGGAAACGAgcgatttttcaaacaattatgaaatttctaatggATCGTTAGAAGATGTGGTTCATCAAAAAGACGTTGAGGAAATATATGATCCCGAAagtgaattgaattttcacgAAGCTGTACGTGCTGGGGACGCCAAGTGCGTTGCGGCACTTCTGGCCAGTGACTCTGTACAAAACCTGGACGAACCGGATTGGAATGTTTCAGGTGATCCACCCCTGTTAGTAGCCGCTACGAACCATTGTTTTCCTATTCTCAG TTTACTACTTGCGAACGGATGCGATCCAGCTGTGCGTTCCCCTCGTGGTGAGACGGCGCTTCACAGAGTGATTTTAAATGGAGGACCAGGAAATGTATTACAATTTGTAGGAGAACTCCTGAAATATGGTTGCCCGTCAGGCGTGAAAGAAGCTGGCGGTGGTTTAACCGCGCTACACATATTAACACGCCAATTAGCTCACGCACAAGGATCAAAAAATTTACATCATAATTTTGAAGCAGCTTTAGAAACGCTTGATTTATTAGCACGCGCTGGTCCTGTTAATGCAAAGGACCATCAAGGTCGCAGCGCACTTCATATTTTAGCTTCCTCCACTATTTTTG ACAACAATCATAGAACTGAAATCGAATCATTGATCGAAACGTTGTTGGCTGCTGGCGCGGATCCATCACTGAAGAATGATAGAGGAGAAACTCCTTTACACGAGTGCCTCGAGTGCGGTGCTTTAAACACCGCGTTTTTACTTATATCTCACACGCCAACCGGTATAATGTCGCGTTATGGTGAAACTCCATTGCACATTGCCTCTAGAAAAAATTATGCTGACATGGTTGCGAAACTGTTGGAACATGGAGAAGATCCTAGTATACAAGATGCTGGTGGTAATACACCGTTGCATTTAGCCTCTGCAAGAGGTTTTCATCAAACCGTTTCTTTGTTGGTTACATCACCCCTTGCACAGTTAGAGAAATTGAACGTAGAAGGATTGACTGCCCTCCAAGTAGCCGCCGAAAGTGGCTTTGTTAATGCAGTACGTCTGTTGTTAAAAGCAGGCGCAGACCCAAGTCAAACAGTCAACTATTGCACGACGATTTTTCATCGCCATCctgatatttctattttaatagatCACGAATTGAGTAGACGTCGTCAGCTCGCtgcttaa